The following are encoded in a window of Prevotella melaninogenica genomic DNA:
- a CDS encoding Bax inhibitor-1/YccA family protein, whose product MNMNFDNFTNVTSSQERDLEMSRVFPSLMRKVYVWMAMALAITGVIAYGAGNSPALIQLLYMGRGPLLVAGLVEVGIVWYLSSRIDRLSLVAATIWFIAFAAINGLTLGWIFAAFSSAAIAKTFFITAGTFGAMALIGSTTKKDLTKMGGILFMALIGLIIAGLVNIFLKSSMFDLIVSGIGVLVFTGLTAWDAQKIKQNLRMAPDAGEGAQKVALLGSLSLYLDFINLFLYLLRFLGNNRN is encoded by the coding sequence ATGAATATGAATTTTGACAATTTCACAAACGTGACAAGTAGCCAAGAGCGCGACTTAGAAATGTCACGTGTATTTCCATCACTCATGCGTAAGGTATATGTATGGATGGCTATGGCACTTGCTATCACTGGCGTTATTGCCTATGGTGCTGGCAATTCTCCTGCCCTCATCCAACTCCTCTATATGGGACGCGGTCCGTTACTTGTGGCAGGTTTGGTTGAAGTAGGTATTGTATGGTACCTTTCTTCACGCATTGATAGACTGTCACTCGTTGCTGCGACGATATGGTTCATTGCCTTTGCTGCTATCAACGGACTGACATTAGGTTGGATTTTCGCTGCCTTTTCTTCAGCAGCCATCGCCAAGACCTTCTTTATTACAGCAGGAACTTTCGGAGCTATGGCTTTGATAGGTTCTACAACAAAGAAGGATTTAACCAAGATGGGCGGTATACTCTTTATGGCACTGATTGGTCTTATCATCGCAGGATTGGTAAACATCTTCTTAAAGAGTAGTATGTTCGACTTAATCGTCAGTGGCATCGGTGTTCTTGTCTTCACAGGTCTTACCGCTTGGGATGCACAGAAGATTAAACAAAACTTGCGAATGGCACCAGATGCCGGCGAGGGAGCACAGAAGGTTGCACTTCTTGGTTCATTGAGTCTTTATCTTGACTTTATCAACCTCTTCCTTTATCTCCTCCGTTTCCTCGGAAACAACCGAAACTAA